The region GCATGATTTAGTCGACACCTCCATTGTCCAAGTTGGGGTCTTGAATCCGAGCAATTCCTGTCAGACCGCGAAGCTTTACCGAAGTCAGTGTTCCTCCTTCGCCACGCAAATACACGGTGGCATCCGAAGCGGTGCCATCAGGATAAAACAAGATAGGACGTGACCAGCCGGAAATATCCATGTCGGTGCCTTGCTCTTGTTCAAGGGAATAGCTTCGCATATCGGCTTCGACATTGTCGCCGGCGAAGACAACCCCTTCCTCGAGCATCTCGTTCAGCGTTTCCTGTTCGGCTGACTCGAGTACAACGCTCGATACACCGATTCCTTGGCTTGTGCCGGCGAAGTTGTTTTCCAACTCGTCGCTGCTGCGAACGAAAGGGGCAACCGTGAAGTTGCCGGTCTCTTGTTGAAAACGGAACATGCGAATACGGCCAGACTCCATGGCATCGACGCGAGCTCGCATGAACTCGGTTTGCACTTTTTCAGCCGAGATGGTTAATCGATGTCCTTGCAGCGAACTGAACAATGCTGGCATGCCCATGCCAAACAAAACGACCAGGATGGCGAGTACAAGCAAGAGTTCCAAGAGTGTAAACGCGCGGCGATACCGTTCAGCTTGAAGCTGTCGGAACGTCACCGATCGTGTTGGTAAATGGAACTGCTTCATGGATTGATTGCAGCGAACTCTGGCTATCTCAATACGGCAAGGGCCATGGCCACGGCCTTGCAGACAACATCGCTTCGATGCATGCCCACGCGGTCGTGGGCATGGCACCCACTTAGTCAATCACCACCGGAAGACTAGCCGGTAATGTCGTCTTCGGTCCCGCTGGCCCCGTCTGGTCCCATCGACCAAATCTTGAAGTTGGCCCCGTTCACTTCGTACTGGTACTCGTTTTCCCATGGATCGAGTGGAATGGATTCTTCTTCCAAGTAAGGGCCTTTCCACTTGTTGCCTTTATCGTCGGAAGGCTGGGTGAGCAAGTTGTCCAGCGATTCAGGAGCTTTGTTCATGTTCAGCTTGTAGAACTTGATGGCTCCTTCGATGTTCTCGACTTGAGTCTTGGCAGCCTTTTCGAGGGCTTGACCTTGGATATTAAAGATCGAGACGCCGACCAACGAACCCAGGACCACAAGGATCACGAGCACAAGCAAAACTTCGATAAGCGTAAAGCCGGCGACCGACCGGCGGCGTCGTTTCAGGTGGGACATGAATTGTTTCTCCTTAACAATGGTGGGTGTGTGTTTTACGAAAGCGCGATTAGTGTTTTAGTTAAAGCGAGCTGCTCATTCGGAACACCGGCAAAAGCAGGGCAATCACCACGATAAGCACGATGAATGCCATGACGAGCAGCATGAGCGGCTCGAGCAAGCGAACCGCCAAGTCGAGTCGGCGAGTCGTTCTACGTTCCAAGTTGTCGGCAATTTCGACCAACACGCGGTCCAAAGAGTTCGACTCTTCGGCCACGCTAATCATTTCGACGACTGTCTTGGGGAAATATCCGGAAGAGCTAAGAGGAGCTGCCAGTGATTCACCCGAGGAAATATTCTCGGATGCGTCCTCAATGGCTTCCGCCAAAATTCGATTCCCGGCTGCCTGGCGGCTGATCTCTAAGGCTCGAAGGATTGGGACCCCGTTCTTTAGCATTGTCCCGAGCACACGACAAAAACGTGCGACAGACAAGTCGAGCAAGATCGATCCAAGCAGCGGGACTTTAATCTTGAAGTAATCAAAGCGACGTTTGCCTGATTCCGTTTTAAATATCGTTCGCAAATAGGCAAACAGGCCGATAAGCCCTATCAGAATAAACAACCCGTAGCTGTTCAAAGTTCCGCTAAACCACAACAACCAGTCGGTAATCGCCGGCAATTGGCCACGTTCTCGCAAGCGGGCAAACATCTCTTCGAAGCTGGGAACGAAGAAGACGAGTAGGAACGTCAGAATTGCGGAGCCCACAACGGCCAGGAAGATCGGATAGGCCAGGGCGCTGATGGTGCGGCCTTTGAGGTCTTCTTGTTCTTCGGTAAAGGAAGCAACACGTTCCAAGGCATCTTCCAGGAAGCCACCTTCGGCGCCGGCTCGAACCATGTTGATGGCCATGTCGCTGAAAGCTCGAGGATGACGAGCCATGGCGGTGTCTAACGGTTCGCCTTCTTCGACACGGCCTCGGACATCTTCCAAGACGCTTTTCAAAGCCTGATTCGAGGCCTGGTCGTATAGCACGTTTAACGATCGCATCAAAGGGACACCGCTACGCACGAGCGAGGCCAACTGCGAATAAAACGTTGCTGCTTGCTGAGGGCTTACCTTCTTGCCACCAAACTGAAACCGAGCCCCTTGCTTTTCCTGTTTAACTTCAATCGGGAAAAGCGACTTCGCATTGAGCGAATTGATGACTTCGCCTTCGGTCTGCGCAGTCAGCTTGCCCGAGACCTTTTGGCCCTGCAGGTTTCGTGCGACGTATGCGAAGTCTGGCATGATTTAGGTAGGCTCAGTGGTGAGGTGGGAATTGTATTGTACTAATTTCCGCGAAGATTATCACTCTTAGTGACACGAAGAATTTCTTCCACAGACGTTTGTCCGGAAAGAACCTTACGCCAGCCATATTGACGCAAAGTTGACATCCCTTGCTTGATGGCGGCTTGCTTGATTTCCCAGCTACTGACGTTGTCGTGCACCATTTGGCGGAGATCTTCCGACGATGCGAGGAACTCGTAGATACCCATTCGACCGGTGTAGCCCACGCCTCTGCATTTACGACACCCAGTCGGGTGGAACAGACGCGTTTCGTCCTGTTGCATCAAATCGTCCCACGGGAAGTCGTCCGGCAGATCGGCTCGATGTACCCCGTGAGGGGCTTTGCATTCAGGACACAAACGTCGAACAAGACGTTGGGCCATCACCCCTTCGACGGTCGAAGCAATCAGAAACGGTTCGACCCCCATGTCGACCATACGAGCAAACGCACCTGCGGCATCGTTGGTGTGAAGCGTGCTAAACACCAAGTGGCCGGTAAGCGAAGCCTGGATCGCGTTTTCGGCAGTTTCCAAGTCACGAATTTCACCCACGAGCACAACGTCAGGGTCATGACGCAAGATGCTACGCAGCGAAGCACTAAACGTCAGGCCGATCTTCGAGTGGACTTGAATCTGGTTGATCCCGTCCAGCTGATATTCGACAGGGTCTTCCGTCGTGATGATCTTGGTGGCTTCGTCACGAATTTCGAGTAGCGAACTGTAAAGCGTTGTCGTCTTACCAGAACCGGTCGGTCCGGTGACAAGGATAATCCCGTGAGGCTGGCGGATGACTTTTTGGAACTGGGAATAAACGTCGGTGTCCATCCCCAGTTTTTGCAAATCAAACGTTAGCGAACCTTTGTCCAGAATACGCATGACGATGCTCTCGCCATGGATCATTGGGATTACCGAAACACGGACGTCGATCTCGCGGCCACGGACTTTCAGCTTCATGCGACCATCCTGAGGAAGTCGCTTTTCCGCGATATTCAGTCGCGACATAATCTTCAAACGGCTAATGATGGCCGCCTGAAAGTAGTTGATTTCCGGCGGGACCGGTTGTGAATGAAGCATGCCGTCGATTCGGTATCGAATCACGACGGTGTTGTTGGATTGAGATTCGATGTGGACGTCACTCGCTCGCGATTCAATCGCTTCGAGCAAGATTTCATTCACCAGGCGAATGACCGAGGCCTCTTGTTCGATCTCGGCAAGTTCGCCGTCGTCGTCCAGATCTTCCAGCAGTTCGACGCCGGCTTCTTCTTCCTCTTTTCGAGCCAGCATCCCTTCGACGGTTTCGCCACCGACGCCGAGATTGGCTTTGATCAGCTTGGCAATTTCGGTTCGGCCCGCTAAGACAGGCACCACGCTCAACCCAGTTGCCGAGGCGACTTCATCCAACGGATACAGATCGAACGGATCGCTCGTGGCAACGACGATACTGCCATTTTCCCGCCGAACCGGCAAAAGCGACTGGCGGTAGATCAACCGCTGGGGAATCGACTTGATCAGAGCCGTATCGATTTCGGTGTGATTCAAATCGATGAAATCGAGCCCTACG is a window of Bremerella sp. TYQ1 DNA encoding:
- the gspG gene encoding type II secretion system major pseudopilin GspG — translated: MSHLKRRRRSVAGFTLIEVLLVLVILVVLGSLVGVSIFNIQGQALEKAAKTQVENIEGAIKFYKLNMNKAPESLDNLLTQPSDDKGNKWKGPYLEEESIPLDPWENEYQYEVNGANFKIWSMGPDGASGTEDDITG
- a CDS encoding GspE/PulE family protein, encoding MVDAGEILLSCGLLTPEQADIVRNEQETSADFIPTAVQLSFVEEDEALKALATAVGLDFIDLNHTEIDTALIKSIPQRLIYRQSLLPVRRENGSIVVATSDPFDLYPLDEVASATGLSVVPVLAGRTEIAKLIKANLGVGGETVEGMLARKEEEEAGVELLEDLDDDGELAEIEQEASVIRLVNEILLEAIESRASDVHIESQSNNTVVIRYRIDGMLHSQPVPPEINYFQAAIISRLKIMSRLNIAEKRLPQDGRMKLKVRGREIDVRVSVIPMIHGESIVMRILDKGSLTFDLQKLGMDTDVYSQFQKVIRQPHGIILVTGPTGSGKTTTLYSSLLEIRDEATKIITTEDPVEYQLDGINQIQVHSKIGLTFSASLRSILRHDPDVVLVGEIRDLETAENAIQASLTGHLVFSTLHTNDAAGAFARMVDMGVEPFLIASTVEGVMAQRLVRRLCPECKAPHGVHRADLPDDFPWDDLMQQDETRLFHPTGCRKCRGVGYTGRMGIYEFLASSEDLRQMVHDNVSSWEIKQAAIKQGMSTLRQYGWRKVLSGQTSVEEILRVTKSDNLRGN
- a CDS encoding type II secretion system F family protein: MPDFAYVARNLQGQKVSGKLTAQTEGEVINSLNAKSLFPIEVKQEKQGARFQFGGKKVSPQQAATFYSQLASLVRSGVPLMRSLNVLYDQASNQALKSVLEDVRGRVEEGEPLDTAMARHPRAFSDMAINMVRAGAEGGFLEDALERVASFTEEQEDLKGRTISALAYPIFLAVVGSAILTFLLVFFVPSFEEMFARLRERGQLPAITDWLLWFSGTLNSYGLFILIGLIGLFAYLRTIFKTESGKRRFDYFKIKVPLLGSILLDLSVARFCRVLGTMLKNGVPILRALEISRQAAGNRILAEAIEDASENISSGESLAAPLSSSGYFPKTVVEMISVAEESNSLDRVLVEIADNLERRTTRRLDLAVRLLEPLMLLVMAFIVLIVVIALLLPVFRMSSSL
- a CDS encoding prepilin-type N-terminal cleavage/methylation domain-containing protein codes for the protein MKQFHLPTRSVTFRQLQAERYRRAFTLLELLLVLAILVVLFGMGMPALFSSLQGHRLTISAEKVQTEFMRARVDAMESGRIRMFRFQQETGNFTVAPFVRSSDELENNFAGTSQGIGVSSVVLESAEQETLNEMLEEGVVFAGDNVEADMRSYSLEQEQGTDMDISGWSRPILFYPDGTASDATVYLRGEGGTLTSVKLRGLTGIARIQDPNLDNGGVD